In Arthrobacter ramosus, one DNA window encodes the following:
- a CDS encoding PTS mannitol transporter subunit IICBA → MATASVAKQRTSVRVGVQKFGTFLSGMIMPNIGAFIAWGIITALFIPAGFLPNADLAKLVGPMITYLLPLLIGYTGGRAVHGIRGGVVGAVATMGVIVGTDIPMFIGAMLMGPLTAWIMKKLDKVWEGRVKPGFEMLIDNFSAGIVGAALAIFGMLVIGPVVKAFSDGASAVVEFLVHNGLLPLTSIFIEPAKVLFLNNAVNHGILTPLGTEQALQNGKSILFLLEANPGPGVGVLLAYMIFGKGLARASAPGAALIQFVGGIHEIYFPYILMKPILILATIAGGMTGIFTLVVTGAGLRSPAAPGSIIAVFAATAKDSYFGVGLSVLLAATVSFLIASVILRTSKTTDVDALGQATSRMEELKGKKSSVSSALLGAGGGTAVLTRPIENIVFACDAGMGSSAMGASVLRNKIKAAGFPDVKVTNSAIANLSDTYDVVVTHQDLTERARPVTSSAVHVSVDNFMNSPRYEEIVELVKSSNAGAGAEGSTTVAEPAAGAHAAQPAAVGGKGVLLPESVILNGTATDRDSAIDEAGKLLLDRGSVDMGYIRAMHEREESVSTYMGSFLAIPHGTNAAKDHILHSGVSIVRYPEGIDWGGKQVKFVVGVAGINNEHLHILSSIAKIFTDKAQVAQLEQATSVQEVLDLFGKVNA, encoded by the coding sequence ATGGCAACAGCGTCAGTTGCGAAACAGCGCACCAGCGTGCGCGTTGGTGTCCAAAAGTTCGGAACGTTCCTTTCGGGCATGATCATGCCCAATATCGGGGCCTTCATTGCATGGGGCATCATCACCGCCCTGTTCATCCCGGCCGGGTTCTTGCCCAACGCGGACCTGGCCAAACTCGTGGGCCCCATGATCACGTACCTGTTGCCGCTCCTGATTGGCTACACCGGCGGCCGGGCGGTCCATGGCATCCGCGGCGGCGTGGTGGGAGCCGTCGCCACCATGGGTGTGATTGTGGGTACGGATATTCCGATGTTCATCGGTGCCATGCTCATGGGCCCACTCACGGCCTGGATCATGAAGAAGCTTGACAAGGTATGGGAAGGCCGGGTCAAGCCGGGCTTCGAGATGCTGATCGACAACTTCTCCGCAGGCATCGTCGGTGCCGCCCTGGCCATCTTCGGCATGTTGGTCATCGGCCCGGTGGTGAAGGCCTTCAGTGACGGCGCGAGCGCCGTCGTCGAATTCCTGGTCCACAACGGACTTCTCCCGCTGACCAGCATCTTCATCGAACCAGCCAAGGTCCTGTTCCTCAACAACGCAGTCAACCACGGCATCCTCACGCCGCTCGGTACGGAACAAGCGTTGCAAAACGGCAAGTCCATCCTGTTCCTGCTGGAGGCCAACCCCGGCCCGGGCGTCGGCGTCCTGCTCGCGTACATGATCTTCGGCAAGGGCCTGGCACGGGCATCCGCTCCCGGCGCCGCGCTCATCCAGTTTGTCGGCGGCATCCACGAGATCTACTTCCCGTACATTCTCATGAAGCCGATCCTCATCCTCGCCACGATCGCAGGCGGCATGACCGGCATCTTCACCTTGGTGGTCACCGGAGCGGGCTTGCGTTCGCCGGCAGCCCCGGGCAGCATCATCGCGGTCTTTGCCGCGACGGCGAAGGACAGCTACTTTGGCGTGGGACTGTCTGTGCTCCTCGCAGCCACAGTGTCCTTCCTGATCGCCTCCGTGATCCTGCGGACCAGCAAGACCACCGATGTGGACGCGCTGGGCCAGGCAACGTCCAGGATGGAAGAGCTCAAGGGCAAGAAGAGTTCCGTTTCCTCCGCCCTCCTGGGCGCCGGTGGCGGTACCGCCGTCCTGACCCGTCCCATCGAGAACATCGTGTTTGCGTGCGACGCCGGCATGGGCTCCAGCGCCATGGGTGCCTCGGTGCTGCGCAACAAGATCAAGGCAGCCGGTTTCCCGGACGTCAAGGTCACGAACTCGGCCATTGCCAACCTCAGCGACACCTACGACGTCGTGGTCACGCACCAGGACCTGACAGAACGCGCCCGGCCGGTCACCTCCAGCGCCGTGCACGTCTCCGTGGACAACTTCATGAACAGTCCCCGGTACGAAGAGATTGTGGAACTGGTCAAGAGCAGCAACGCCGGAGCCGGCGCTGAGGGCTCGACGACGGTTGCCGAACCTGCCGCCGGTGCCCACGCCGCCCAGCCGGCCGCCGTCGGGGGCAAGGGTGTCCTGCTCCCCGAAAGCGTGATCCTCAACGGCACCGCGACGGACCGTGACTCGGCCATCGACGAAGCCGGCAAGCTCCTGCTGGACCGCGGCTCCGTGGACATGGGCTACATTCGCGCCATGCATGAGCGCGAGGAATCCGTGTCCACGTACATGGGCAGCTTCCTGGCCATCCCGCACGGCACGAACGCTGCCAAGGACCACATCCTGCACTCCGGTGTGTCGATCGTCCGCTACCCCGAGGGCATCGACTGGGGAGGCAAGCAGGTCAAGTTCGTCGTCGGCGTCGCCGGCATCAACAACGAGCACCTCCACATCCTGTCCTCCATCGCCAAGATCTTCACGGACAAGGCGCAAGTGGCCCAGCTTGAGCAGGCCACGTCGGTGCAGGAAGTCCTGGATCTGTTCGGAAAGGTCAACGCGTAG
- a CDS encoding HPr family phosphocarrier protein translates to MPERTATIASRSGLHARPAAIFAEAAGESPVEVTIAMAGSPADDALDAASILSLMTLGAAKGDVVVLRAEGDGADAALDSLVTLLETDLDAE, encoded by the coding sequence ATGCCCGAACGCACCGCCACCATCGCCAGCCGCTCCGGACTGCACGCCCGCCCGGCTGCGATTTTTGCTGAAGCCGCGGGGGAATCCCCGGTTGAAGTGACCATCGCGATGGCCGGTTCGCCTGCCGACGACGCGCTCGACGCCGCGAGCATCCTTTCGCTCATGACGCTTGGTGCGGCGAAGGGCGACGTCGTGGTGCTTCGTGCGGAAGGCGACGGCGCCGACGCTGCCCTGGATTCCCTCGTGACACTGCTGGAAACGGACCTCGACGCGGAGTAG
- a CDS encoding mannitol-1-phosphate 5-dehydrogenase: MKAVHFGAGNIGRGFVGLLLHEAGYEVVFADVADALISQLASATSYEVHEVGENAAVKTVSGFRALNSGTEEVAVVAEIATADLVTTAVGPHILKFVAPVIARGIAGRSPSLAPLQVMACENAINATDLLHSEVEAAWDGAAGDLSSAAVFANTAVDRIVPNQAPGQGLDVTVETFYEWVIDRTPFAGKAPVIPGATFVDELGPYIERKLFTVNTGHASAAYFGYGAGLEKISDAMADASVAARVRAVLEETKQLLVAKHGFVEAEQEAYVQKILSRFTNPYLPDTVNRVGRAPLRKLGRHERFIGPAAELAERGVTPVALLDAMSAALRFDDGADDEAVELARMLAEMDAAEAVERITDLPSSHPLFPQVLKLIEDRKAEA; this comes from the coding sequence GTGAAGGCAGTCCATTTCGGGGCAGGGAACATCGGACGAGGATTCGTCGGCTTGCTGCTGCACGAGGCTGGATATGAGGTGGTCTTCGCCGATGTTGCGGATGCCTTGATCAGCCAGCTCGCCTCCGCGACCTCCTACGAGGTCCACGAGGTCGGCGAAAACGCGGCGGTCAAGACCGTGTCCGGTTTCCGGGCCCTGAATTCGGGCACCGAAGAGGTTGCCGTCGTCGCGGAAATCGCGACGGCGGACCTCGTCACCACCGCGGTGGGGCCGCACATCCTCAAGTTCGTGGCGCCGGTGATCGCGCGGGGGATCGCCGGCCGCTCGCCGTCGTTGGCTCCGTTGCAAGTCATGGCCTGCGAGAACGCGATCAACGCCACGGACCTCCTGCATTCCGAAGTGGAAGCCGCTTGGGACGGTGCCGCCGGTGACCTTTCCTCCGCTGCTGTGTTTGCGAATACGGCGGTGGACAGGATTGTCCCCAACCAGGCGCCAGGCCAAGGCCTGGACGTCACTGTGGAGACCTTTTACGAGTGGGTCATCGACCGCACGCCGTTCGCGGGGAAGGCGCCGGTGATCCCCGGCGCAACCTTCGTGGACGAACTCGGTCCGTATATCGAACGGAAGCTGTTCACGGTCAACACGGGACACGCTTCGGCGGCGTACTTCGGCTACGGCGCCGGCCTCGAGAAGATCTCCGATGCGATGGCCGATGCCTCCGTGGCCGCCCGGGTGCGGGCCGTGTTGGAGGAGACCAAGCAGCTTCTCGTGGCCAAACACGGCTTCGTCGAAGCTGAGCAGGAAGCGTACGTGCAGAAGATCCTGTCCCGCTTCACCAACCCGTACCTGCCGGACACTGTGAACCGGGTAGGCCGTGCTCCGCTCCGCAAGCTGGGCCGGCACGAACGGTTCATCGGACCGGCTGCGGAACTCGCCGAGCGCGGAGTCACTCCCGTTGCCTTGCTCGACGCGATGTCCGCTGCCCTGCGGTTCGACGACGGAGCAGACGACGAAGCCGTGGAACTCGCCCGGATGCTTGCCGAGATGGACGCCGCCGAGGCGGTCGAGCGCATCACTGACCTGCCGTCGTCGCACCCGTTGTTCCCCCAGGTGCTGAAGCTGATCGAAGACCGCAAGGCCGAGGCCTAA
- the ptsP gene encoding phosphoenolpyruvate--protein phosphotransferase: MQNFQGVGVSPGRVIGTIRQMPKPVSEPPSGEQLAVSTTAEEAVAGLKAAAQSVHDELKARADKASGDGKAVLEATALMAKDTMLLKSATKLINNNGSSAERAIWEAGASVSEMLHNLGGYMAERATDVLDVRARIVAELRGVPAPGIPASDTPFILVAEDLAPADTATLDPAIVTALVTSGGGPQSHTAIIARSLGLPAVVAARGVDEIPDGAEAFVDGAAGSLSLEPTEEQRAAAVAWVENAATLAVFDGNGTTADGHLVPLLANVGGAKDAAAAAALGAQGVGLFRTEFCFLERDTEPTVLEQAAAYRGVFDAFPGKKVVLRTLDAGADKPLPFLTDATEPNPALGVRGYRTDFTTPGVLERQLEAIAIAAGESEAEVWVMAPMISTAAEAARFASLCGAAGIKTPGVMVEVPSAALTSASVLRHVGFASLGTNDLTQYAMAADRQLGPLAELNTPWQPAVLRLVQLTVAGSAEEGNGKPVGVCGEAAADPALAVVLVGLGVSTLSMTARSLAAVGTVLKTVTLEQAQELARLALSAPDALDAKAWVRAKLPILEELGL, encoded by the coding sequence GTGCAGAATTTCCAAGGAGTAGGCGTCAGCCCCGGCCGTGTCATTGGCACTATCCGTCAGATGCCCAAACCAGTCAGCGAACCGCCTTCGGGCGAGCAGCTAGCCGTTTCCACCACAGCGGAAGAAGCCGTCGCCGGGCTGAAGGCTGCGGCCCAATCGGTCCACGACGAACTGAAAGCACGCGCGGACAAGGCCAGCGGAGACGGTAAGGCCGTGCTGGAAGCCACCGCGCTCATGGCTAAGGACACCATGCTCTTGAAGTCGGCCACGAAGCTCATCAACAACAACGGCAGCTCCGCCGAACGCGCCATCTGGGAAGCCGGCGCCTCCGTGTCCGAAATGCTCCACAACCTGGGCGGATACATGGCCGAGCGTGCCACCGATGTCTTGGACGTCCGCGCGCGGATCGTCGCCGAACTTCGCGGGGTCCCCGCCCCGGGGATCCCGGCGTCGGACACTCCGTTCATCCTGGTGGCCGAAGACCTCGCCCCGGCCGATACCGCAACGCTGGACCCAGCGATCGTGACAGCACTGGTCACCTCGGGTGGCGGACCGCAGTCCCACACGGCGATCATCGCGCGCTCACTCGGGCTGCCCGCAGTCGTCGCGGCCCGCGGAGTGGACGAAATTCCTGACGGCGCCGAAGCCTTTGTTGACGGCGCAGCCGGTTCACTCTCCCTCGAACCCACCGAAGAGCAGCGCGCGGCCGCCGTCGCGTGGGTCGAAAATGCCGCCACCCTGGCAGTTTTTGACGGAAACGGCACGACGGCGGACGGCCACTTGGTGCCCCTCCTCGCCAACGTCGGCGGGGCCAAGGACGCTGCCGCAGCCGCCGCGCTGGGCGCACAGGGCGTGGGCCTTTTCCGCACCGAATTCTGCTTCCTGGAACGCGACACCGAACCGACCGTTCTGGAACAAGCCGCCGCGTACAGAGGCGTGTTCGATGCCTTCCCGGGAAAGAAAGTGGTGCTCCGGACCCTCGACGCCGGCGCGGACAAGCCCCTTCCCTTCCTCACCGACGCCACCGAGCCCAACCCGGCCCTCGGTGTGCGCGGCTACCGTACCGACTTCACGACGCCTGGCGTTTTGGAGCGCCAGCTCGAGGCCATCGCCATCGCGGCCGGCGAATCAGAAGCTGAAGTGTGGGTCATGGCACCCATGATCTCGACTGCGGCCGAGGCTGCCCGTTTCGCCTCGCTGTGTGGCGCCGCGGGAATCAAGACACCCGGCGTGATGGTGGAAGTTCCCTCGGCGGCATTGACCTCGGCGTCGGTCCTGCGCCACGTGGGCTTCGCGTCGCTCGGCACCAACGACCTCACGCAGTACGCCATGGCCGCCGACCGGCAACTCGGACCCCTCGCCGAACTCAACACCCCCTGGCAGCCCGCGGTTCTCCGCCTCGTGCAGCTGACCGTCGCGGGCTCCGCCGAAGAGGGCAACGGCAAACCCGTTGGCGTCTGCGGCGAGGCTGCCGCGGACCCGGCCCTCGCCGTCGTGCTCGTTGGTCTGGGCGTATCGACACTGTCCATGACCGCCCGGTCTTTGGCCGCCGTCGGAACCGTGCTCAAGACGGTGACGTTGGAACAGGCGCAAGAGCTGGCACGGCTGGCGCTAAGCGCACCCGATGCGCTTGACGCAAAGGCCTGGGTCCGCGCCAAACTGCCGATCCTCGAGGAACTCGGGCTCTGA
- a CDS encoding GNAT family N-acetyltransferase, with protein MSHANPGVKPLLSMVLDEGVFTLRRAHWEDLPAILRLLAADQLGSSRENAEDVGPYLQAFQQINEDPAQLLVVGHLNGACVATFQLSFIPGLARKGSLRCQIEAVRVAAELRDHGVGAAMMQWAIEEARNRGCTLVQLTSDKSRKDAHRFYERLGFVASHEGMKLAL; from the coding sequence ATGAGTCACGCAAATCCAGGAGTGAAGCCGCTATTGAGCATGGTTCTGGACGAAGGAGTCTTCACGCTCCGCCGGGCCCACTGGGAGGACCTGCCCGCCATTCTGAGATTGCTCGCCGCGGATCAATTGGGTAGTTCCCGTGAAAACGCCGAGGACGTCGGACCCTATCTGCAGGCGTTTCAGCAGATCAACGAGGATCCCGCCCAGTTGTTGGTGGTAGGCCACTTGAACGGTGCTTGCGTGGCAACTTTCCAGCTCAGTTTCATCCCGGGCTTGGCTCGTAAGGGCTCGCTGCGCTGCCAGATCGAGGCCGTGCGCGTCGCCGCAGAGTTGCGGGACCATGGCGTCGGTGCGGCAATGATGCAATGGGCCATCGAAGAGGCCCGGAACCGGGGCTGCACCCTGGTCCAGCTCACCAGCGACAAGTCCCGCAAGGATGCCCATCGCTTCTATGAGCGGCTTGGCTTCGTGGCCAGTCACGAGGGAATGAAGCTGGCCCTGTAG
- the cycA gene encoding D-serine/D-alanine/glycine transporter: MSHQTTTGQRTASSKDSEPHLARSLSNRHIQLLAIGGAIGTGLFMGSGKTISVAGPSVIFVYMIIGFMLFFVMRAMGQLLLSNLNYKSFSDFAGDLLGPWAGFFTGWTYWFCWVVTGVADVIAIAGYANELWPGVPLWIPGLATIAILLLLNLPTVKAFGETEFWFALIKIVAIAALIIVGIVMISTGFKSDAGAASLTNLWSHGGFFPKEFMGFVAGFQIAVFAFVGIELVGTAAAETKNPEHNLPRAINAIPVRVMLFYVGALIILMSVIPWTEFKAGHSPFIAMFSLAGLGIAATVVNLVVLTSAMSSANSGIYSTSRMVFGLANDGDAPKMFGRLSSRKVPQNALFLSCVLLLGGVALLYAGKDIGAAFDMVTTVSAVCFMFVWSIILASYLVFRKRRPHLHEASTFKMPGGIVMVWVVFAFFAFLVWALTTQPDTLTALLVTPIWFAVLAVAYALVRKSPLHQARVAEWKAMAETETTAVETAAR; this comes from the coding sequence ATGTCTCACCAGACAACAACGGGGCAACGCACTGCCTCCAGCAAAGACAGCGAGCCGCATCTGGCGCGCTCACTGAGCAACCGCCACATCCAATTGCTTGCCATCGGCGGCGCCATCGGCACAGGCCTGTTCATGGGCTCCGGAAAGACCATCTCCGTCGCCGGGCCGTCCGTGATCTTCGTGTACATGATCATCGGCTTCATGCTGTTCTTCGTCATGCGCGCCATGGGCCAGCTCCTGCTGTCCAACCTGAACTACAAGTCCTTCAGCGACTTCGCGGGCGACCTCCTTGGTCCCTGGGCAGGCTTCTTCACCGGCTGGACCTACTGGTTCTGTTGGGTAGTAACAGGGGTGGCCGATGTCATCGCCATCGCGGGCTACGCCAATGAGCTCTGGCCGGGGGTTCCGCTCTGGATTCCGGGCCTCGCGACCATCGCCATCCTGCTCCTCCTGAACCTCCCCACGGTGAAGGCTTTCGGCGAGACTGAGTTCTGGTTCGCCCTCATCAAGATCGTCGCCATTGCCGCTTTGATCATCGTGGGCATCGTGATGATCTCGACCGGCTTCAAGTCAGACGCCGGAGCCGCGAGCTTGACCAATCTCTGGAGCCACGGCGGCTTCTTCCCCAAGGAATTCATGGGCTTCGTTGCCGGTTTCCAGATCGCGGTCTTCGCCTTCGTGGGCATCGAACTCGTGGGCACAGCCGCGGCCGAGACCAAGAACCCGGAGCACAACCTGCCCCGCGCCATCAACGCCATCCCGGTCCGCGTCATGCTGTTCTACGTCGGCGCGCTCATCATCCTGATGTCCGTCATCCCATGGACGGAGTTCAAGGCCGGCCACAGCCCGTTCATCGCCATGTTCTCCCTGGCCGGGCTGGGCATCGCGGCAACCGTGGTGAACCTCGTGGTCCTGACCTCCGCCATGTCCTCGGCCAACTCCGGTATCTACTCGACCTCGCGCATGGTGTTCGGCCTGGCGAACGACGGCGATGCCCCCAAGATGTTCGGCCGCCTTTCCAGCCGCAAAGTCCCGCAGAACGCCCTGTTCCTGTCCTGCGTGCTTCTTCTCGGCGGCGTCGCACTGCTCTATGCGGGCAAGGACATCGGAGCAGCCTTCGACATGGTCACCACCGTGTCCGCCGTCTGCTTCATGTTCGTTTGGTCCATCATCCTGGCCAGCTACCTCGTTTTCCGGAAGCGCCGGCCCCACCTGCACGAGGCCTCGACGTTCAAGATGCCCGGCGGCATCGTGATGGTGTGGGTGGTCTTCGCCTTCTTCGCCTTCCTGGTCTGGGCCCTGACGACCCAACCGGACACCCTCACGGCTCTGCTCGTCACGCCGATCTGGTTCGCCGTCCTCGCCGTGGCTTACGCCTTGGTCCGGAAGTCGCCGCTGCACCAGGCCCGTGTGGCCGAGTGGAAAGCCATGGCCGAAACCGAAACGACCGCCGTCGAAACCGCCGCCCGCTAG
- a CDS encoding NAD(P)-dependent oxidoreductase, translating to MKIAVFGANGPTGRILTAQALGAGHVVTAVTRRPREFPLSAPGLSVVGGDVYTFEDVSAVVEGKDAVLSTLGVPYSRQPITVYSVGTSNIIRAMGNHGVRRLVCVSSSATDITAGPHGGFLFDKVLQPLVTKLLGKTLYEDMRRMESAVAASGLDWTIMRPSGLFETESVTEYKMAVDYIAGTFTSRADLADSMLRQLTSDEFVRKNVAVATFSQKPSLIQLLFREASSKKAAPDSVPEGNRA from the coding sequence ATGAAGATCGCAGTATTCGGGGCAAACGGCCCCACCGGAAGGATTCTGACCGCGCAAGCGCTCGGCGCCGGACACGTCGTCACTGCTGTCACGCGCAGGCCTCGCGAATTCCCGCTTTCCGCCCCCGGCCTAAGCGTCGTCGGCGGCGATGTGTACACCTTTGAGGACGTAAGTGCCGTCGTCGAAGGAAAGGATGCCGTTCTCTCAACCCTTGGTGTTCCATACAGCCGCCAGCCGATCACGGTCTATTCAGTGGGAACCAGCAACATCATCCGGGCGATGGGCAACCACGGCGTCCGCCGGCTGGTCTGCGTGAGCTCCAGCGCCACCGACATCACCGCCGGCCCGCATGGCGGGTTCCTCTTCGACAAAGTGCTGCAGCCCCTCGTTACCAAGCTGCTGGGAAAGACGCTGTATGAGGACATGCGGCGGATGGAATCCGCCGTCGCCGCCAGCGGCCTGGATTGGACAATTATGCGTCCCTCCGGTCTTTTCGAGACCGAGTCCGTCACCGAATACAAGATGGCCGTTGACTACATAGCCGGTACTTTCACGTCGCGGGCCGACCTTGCGGACTCCATGCTGAGGCAACTCACCTCGGACGAATTCGTGCGCAAAAATGTCGCGGTCGCAACTTTCTCGCAGAAGCCGAGCCTCATCCAGCTCCTTTTCCGTGAGGCCAGCAGCAAGAAGGCCGCGCCGGACAGCGTCCCCGAGGGTAACCGGGCATGA
- a CDS encoding class I SAM-dependent methyltransferase encodes MLPGVPWLGKRLAFWPTIFAHRVTGFVPKTFRYPFDGEIPPQAEASARVTFFDNAVERALPGIDQLVILGAGFDTRPYRLPRETPVNSFEVDAPKTQAVKREILDKAGIDVHKVAFVPADFEKDDWLAKLVDAGFDLGRPALFLWEGVTMYLDREAIEDTLRKVASCAKGSLLAFDYFTTETLESGTLYWRFGRAAAKAAGQPLKFGVDRTPPARERLSGLLLSSGLALLEQRGLGRETKKKRAWGGFAIAVVE; translated from the coding sequence TTGCTGCCCGGCGTTCCTTGGCTGGGCAAGCGGCTGGCATTCTGGCCGACGATCTTCGCGCACCGCGTCACGGGCTTCGTCCCGAAGACCTTCCGGTACCCCTTTGACGGCGAGATACCTCCACAAGCCGAGGCGTCGGCCAGGGTCACGTTCTTCGACAACGCCGTAGAGCGCGCCCTTCCAGGGATCGATCAGTTGGTCATCCTCGGCGCCGGCTTCGACACACGCCCGTACCGCCTCCCGCGGGAGACCCCCGTCAACTCCTTCGAGGTAGATGCCCCAAAGACCCAGGCGGTCAAGCGCGAAATACTGGACAAGGCAGGAATCGACGTACACAAGGTCGCGTTCGTGCCCGCGGACTTCGAGAAGGATGATTGGCTCGCCAAACTCGTGGACGCCGGGTTCGACCTCGGGCGTCCGGCGCTTTTCCTCTGGGAAGGCGTCACGATGTACCTCGACCGGGAAGCGATCGAGGACACGCTGCGCAAGGTCGCGAGTTGCGCGAAGGGCAGTTTGCTCGCCTTCGACTACTTCACAACCGAGACTCTCGAGTCGGGCACGCTGTACTGGCGGTTCGGAAGGGCGGCGGCCAAAGCGGCCGGCCAACCGTTGAAGTTCGGCGTGGACAGGACACCGCCCGCGCGGGAGCGCCTATCGGGCCTTCTCCTATCCTCCGGGTTGGCGCTTCTCGAACAGCGTGGGCTTGGTCGCGAGACCAAGAAGAAACGTGCGTGGGGTGGCTTCGCGATCGCCGTGGTGGAGTAG
- a CDS encoding MarR family winged helix-turn-helix transcriptional regulator, with protein sequence MSSISNREAANPRLRRRAVAELKAELRSVRVQLSVLNHQVGAKAELKDVDLDCLDLISSRGPLSPSMLAKHAGLHPATMTGILDRLERRGWIVRERDPSDRRAVVIRVLPDSNAEMFRLYSGMNSLMDTICADYDDAEIAVITDFLRRVQAAGRTASEELGN encoded by the coding sequence ATGAGTTCCATATCAAATCGGGAAGCTGCGAATCCTCGCCTTCGGCGGCGTGCTGTTGCTGAGCTCAAGGCCGAGCTTCGCAGCGTACGAGTGCAACTATCCGTGCTCAATCACCAGGTCGGGGCCAAAGCCGAGCTGAAGGACGTTGACCTCGATTGTCTTGACCTGATCTCGAGCCGGGGGCCGCTTAGCCCGAGCATGTTGGCCAAACACGCCGGCCTGCACCCAGCCACCATGACCGGCATCCTCGACCGACTTGAACGCCGAGGCTGGATTGTCCGGGAACGCGATCCGTCCGACCGGCGCGCCGTGGTGATCCGGGTCCTTCCCGACAGTAACGCCGAGATGTTCCGGCTCTACTCGGGAATGAACAGCCTCATGGACACCATCTGTGCAGACTACGACGATGCTGAAATCGCCGTGATTACCGACTTTCTGCGGCGCGTCCAGGCCGCCGGACGAACGGCGTCGGAAGAACTCGGCAACTAA
- a CDS encoding MarR family winged helix-turn-helix transcriptional regulator yields MNPNQADDALLALAQSFREALRQSVYVMRRLDSEEQLSSAQLGVLKMALDGGARVGGIARNLGVKVPSATEQIIKLERAGLVKREADPDDSRAVRVAATAAGRAAVENADRRRNEFIAGILGTLSQAERDAVEAALPVFDKINHSVQI; encoded by the coding sequence ATGAACCCCAATCAAGCTGACGACGCGCTCCTCGCCCTCGCCCAATCATTCCGGGAAGCCTTGCGGCAGAGCGTCTACGTGATGCGCCGCCTCGATTCCGAGGAGCAACTCAGCTCGGCCCAGCTTGGGGTCCTCAAGATGGCGCTCGACGGCGGTGCCCGCGTCGGGGGGATCGCCCGGAACCTTGGGGTCAAGGTCCCCAGCGCCACGGAGCAGATCATCAAGCTTGAGCGCGCAGGCCTGGTCAAACGCGAAGCGGACCCGGACGACTCCCGCGCCGTACGCGTCGCCGCGACCGCGGCGGGACGAGCCGCCGTCGAGAATGCAGACCGCCGCCGTAACGAATTCATCGCCGGGATCCTCGGAACGCTGAGCCAGGCGGAACGCGACGCCGTCGAAGCCGCACTTCCGGTGTTCGACAAGATCAACCACTCAGTCCAGATCTGA
- a CDS encoding TetR/AcrR family transcriptional regulator, producing MSFDDQLPPKTRLLRAAAELLANSDGSPVSTRQITKLAGVTAPTLYHHFGDKEGLFDAVVAAGFEEYVAGERDFAPSGEPLEDVRRMWDNHVQFGLTQPHLYLVMFGNIRPESRPAIVADAESLLEEMLSKAAIAGQINVPPREAARSILAANVGVTLMLIAEPLEDRNLELSTMTRDSMIFAVSTETARGAAADDSGKSSVVVAAIALNAALQASHSDQLSSSELKLFLEWLHRISSSS from the coding sequence ATGAGTTTCGATGACCAGCTTCCGCCCAAAACTCGGCTGCTCCGTGCAGCTGCCGAGTTGCTGGCGAATTCGGACGGGTCACCGGTCTCTACGCGCCAAATCACCAAACTTGCCGGCGTCACGGCGCCCACGCTTTACCACCACTTCGGCGACAAGGAGGGGCTGTTCGACGCCGTCGTTGCAGCCGGCTTCGAGGAGTACGTGGCGGGAGAGCGGGACTTCGCACCCTCTGGGGAACCCCTGGAGGATGTCCGCCGGATGTGGGACAACCACGTCCAGTTCGGACTTACCCAACCGCACCTTTACCTGGTGATGTTCGGCAACATCCGTCCGGAAAGCAGGCCGGCCATCGTGGCTGATGCCGAGTCGCTTCTGGAGGAGATGCTGAGCAAGGCAGCCATTGCCGGGCAGATCAACGTACCCCCGCGCGAGGCAGCCAGGAGCATCCTGGCGGCCAACGTTGGCGTCACGCTCATGCTCATTGCAGAGCCTTTGGAAGACCGGAACCTCGAGCTCTCCACCATGACCCGGGATTCCATGATTTTCGCCGTGTCCACGGAAACAGCCCGTGGCGCCGCAGCAGACGACTCCGGCAAGTCGTCCGTTGTTGTTGCGGCAATCGCGCTGAATGCGGCACTCCAAGCCTCACATTCAGACCAGCTATCCAGTTCGGAACTGAAGCTTTTCCTTGAATGGCTTCACCGAATCTCCAGCAGCTCCTAG